The genomic window GGGTTGATCGGCCCGCAGAACGCGGGCTGCTCCCGATCGGCCCGCGACGTGAGCTCCGAAAGAGGACCAGACAATGGCTTTGACCCCCGATGACGTCGTCACCAAGCAGTTCCAGCACGTGCGCTTCAAGGAGGGATTCGACCCGGACGAGGTCGATGACTTCCTCGACGAGATCGTCGTCGAGTGGCGCAAGACGATCGCGGAGAACGAAGAGCTGAAGGCGAAGCTCGCCGCCTACGAGTCGGGCGAGACCCCGGCCGCCGCGCCGGCCGCTCAGGCCCCCGCCGAGGTCGAAGAGGTCGAGGCCGTCGAGGTGGTCGCCGAGACCCCCGCCGCCGAGACCTCGCCGGCCGCTCCCGTCGCCGCCAGCGCCGGCATCATCGAGCTCGCGCAGCGTCTGCACGACGAGCACGTGGCCGAGGGCCAGGCTCAGCGCGACAAGCTCATCTCCGAGGCACAGGCACAGGCGGCGTCGATCGTCGCCGAGGCCGAGGCCCGCGGCCGCGACGAGATCGCGCGGCTCGAGAAGGAGCGCGGCGTTCTTGAGGCGCGCATCGCCGAACTCCGCCAGTTCGAGCGCGACTACCGCTCGCAGCTGCGCAGCTACATCGAGGGCAAGCTCCGCGACCTCGACACCACCGGCACGACGTCCGGCTCCGCGCCGGTCTCGGCCGTCGGCCACTAGGCCCGGTCCTTGACGGAACGGACGCCCCTGCGTACGGCGGCGGCCGGCACCATCATCGCGATTCTCGCGGCGCTGGTGCTGGCCGCCGACCAGTTCACGAAGCATCTCGCCCTCGAGGGCCTTCCCTACCAGGAGACGGTTCCGGTCCTCGGCGACTTCTTTCAGCTGTACCTGACCCGCAACCCCGGTGCCGCCTTCTCTCTCGGCGAGGGGGTGACGTGGGTCTTCACCCTCGTGCTGGCCGCCGCCGCCGTGACGATCGTCGTGCTGGCCGTGCGCTCCGTGCGCTCGCGCCTCTGGGCGGTCGTCCTGGGACTGCTCCTCGGTGGCATCCTCGGCAACCTCACCGACCGGCTCGTGCGCGAACCGGGTTTTCTGGTGGGCCACGTGATCGACTTCATCCACACGCCGTGGATGTGGCTCGGGTTCCCCTCCGCGATCTACAACATCGCCGACATCTTCATCGTCACGATGATGATCAGCGTCGCCGTGCTGGTGCTGATCGGCCTGCGGTTCGACGGCACCCGCGAACACCACCGGCACGCCGCGCCTGCGGCATCCGAGGGTGACGCAGCCGCGGCTTCCGACGAGGCCGCGAAGGCCTGAGATGGACAGTCGCAGCGTCCCCGTCCCCGACGGGCTCGACGGCGTACGGGTGGATGCCGCCCTCGCCAAGCTCCTGGGGTTCTCGCGCACCTTCGCCGCAGAAGTGGCCGAGGCCGGCGGTGTCGTGCTCGACGGGCGCACGCTGGGCAAGTCCGACAAGCTCCGCGCCGGCGGCTGGCTCGAGGTGACATGGGCCGAGAAGGAACCCCCGCGGGTCGTCCCCGTCGCCGTTCCCGACCTCGGCATCGTCTACGACGACGACGACATCATCGTGGTCGACAAGCCCGTCGGTGTCGCCGCGCACCCCTCCGTCGGATGGGAGGGGCCGACGGTGCTGGGGGCGCTGGCCGCAGCCGGGTTCCGTGTGGCCACCAGCGGAGCCGCCGAGCGCCAGGGCGTCGTGCACCGGCTCGACGTCGGCACCAGCGGCCTCATGGTCGTGGCCAAGACGGAGAGCGCCTACACCGCCCTCAAACGCGCGTTCAAGGAGCGCACGGTCGAGAAGGTCTACCACGCCGTCGTGCAGGGGCACCCCGACCCGCTCGCGGGCACGATCGACGCGCCCATCGGCCGGCACCCTTCGCACTCGTGGAAGTTCGCCGTCACGCCCGACGGCAAGGACTCCGTCACGCATTACGAGACTATCGAGGCCTTTCCCGGTGCGTCGCTGCTGGAGATCCATCTCGAAACGGGGCGCACGCACCAGATCCGCGTGCACATGGCCGCCCACCGGCATCCGTGCGTCGGGGACCCGCTCTACGGCGCCGACCCCACGATGTCGGCGCGCCTGGGTCTCACGCGGCAGTGGCTGCACGCGCGCGAGCTGTCGTTCGCCCATCCGGCCACGACCGACTGGGTGACCTTCACCTCGCCGTATCCGGCGGATCTTCAGCACGCGCTCGACCTCCTTCGCGGCGACTGAACCGCGGCATCCTCTCCCCGAAGCCGCGGCATCCTCTCCCCGAAACAGGAGAACTCACCGGGGCAGGTGAGTCGCGCCTCATTCGTCCTGTACCGGGTATTCCTCCTGTCCTCGAGACGGGGCAGGATGCCGTCATGGTCATCGAGGTGCGCCCGGCCACGGTCTTCGCGGACGTCGCGACGATCGTCGGTCCCCAGAACCCGGCGTCGAACGTGTGCTTCTGCCTGAGTTACCGCATCCCCTCGCGCGAGAACGTCGCACTGCGAGGGCCGGCGCGAGCGCAGCGCGTGCGGGAGCTGTGCGCCGAGAACCCGCCGCCGGGGGTGCTCGCGTACGACGGTGACGGCGAGGTGGTCGGGTGGGCGGCGGTGTACCCCCGCGCGGGGACGACGTTCGGCCGCAACCGCAGGATCCCGCACATCGACGATGTGGACGTGTGGTCGCTGTGGTGCTTCCGGGTGCGGCCGGGCCACCGCAAGCAGGGCGTCATGTATGCGCTCATCGACGGCGCGGTGGCATATGCGCGGCAGCAAGGCGCACCGGCGATCGAGGGCTACCCGGTGGACAACCGCGGGGAGAAGGTCGACCAGACGATGGCCTACGTCGGCACCCGCAGGCTGTTCGAGCAGGCCGGTTTCCGCAAAGCCGCCGACACCGACGCGATCGCCGGCGGCTTCCCCCGGGTGCTGATGCGGCGGGACCTCTAGCGCCGGGCGGGCGAGGATCGCGTCCCCGCGCCGTTGTGTCCCGTAGCGTCAGGTCCATGAGTGTCGATCGCGATGTCGTTCTGCGCCGCTGGCTCGACGCCGACCGCAGCGCCACCCGCGCCGCCGCCATCACCGTGTCCTTCACGCTGGCGCTCGTGGCCTTTGCCGCGACCCTGCCGCTGTGGGTCCGCGAGAAGCCGATCGTCATGGGCGGTGCGGTGTACTACAACGGCACCGGGTCGAGTTTCCGCTGGGAGTTCGCGGCGGCGGATGCCTGGTGGGTCGCCGGCCTGGTGCTCGCCGTGCCGGCGCTGTTCACGGTGATCGGCGCGGTCCGCGCGCGGCGCCGACTGGCCCGGGCGGAGCGCGACATCCCGTGGGCCGTGGACCTGTCGACGATCGGCGGCGCACTGAGCGAGGCGCAGCGCCGCGCGCAGGTGCGCAGTCGCCAGGCAGACCTCGCCGCCCGGCAGCAGCGGTTCATCGAGCAGAACCGCTCGCGGATTTCGCTGTGGAGCCTGTTCGGCGGACCGCTGGCCTACTTCGTGGGCGGCTGGTTCCTCATCGGGCTCACCCTCGACGTCACCGGTGCGACAGCCACACCGCTGGGCGCATGGCTCTCGCCGCGGTCCTGGTTCCTGCTGCTGCTGCTCCTGCTCCCGTGGTCCGCGCTCGCGATGCGGGCCGACCGTCGCCGGCTCGCCCGGTCTCGGAGCAGCGCCGCCTAGCGACCGCCGCGGAAGGTCGCCGGATCGTCCTCCGCCATCGAGAGGGCGATCTTGCGCACGTGCTCGTGAGTGACGTCGGTCATCTCGCCGAGGCCGTAGAACCCCACCTCGGTCAGCTCGCCGTCGGCGGGGTGCGGGTCGCCCGACACCCACTCGCAGCGGAACACCAGGCCGAGATAGTCCACCTGGTCGCCGTTGGCGTAGGTGATCCTGGGGATCTGCTCCACGAGCGCCAGGCGGGTCGCCTTCACCACGACGCCGGCCTCCTCGAGGCACTCGCGCACGGCGGCATCCGCCGGCTCCTCGCCGGGCTCGACGATGCCCGAGACCGCCTCCCACGCGCCGTTGTCGGCGCGCTTGCCGAGCAGCACCTTCTCGTCGCGGAAGACCACGGCGGTGACGCCGACAAGGGGGAGGGGATCGTGACCGATCCGCTCGCGCAGCGACAGGACGAACTCCGGAGTGGCCATGCTCCCAGCCTAGGCGGCGCGCCCGGCGTCCCGCCTCGGGCGTCGGTGGCCGAACGTAGACTTGATCCGTGGCATCCGACTCCTTCGCTCATCTTCACGTCCACAGCGAGTACTCGATGCTCGACGGCGCCGCCCGCATCGGCGCAATGGTTCAGGAGGCGGTGCGGCTGGACATGCCGGCCATCGCCGTCACCGACCACGGCAACACGTTCGCCGCGTACGAGTTCTACAAGACGGCGAAGGATGCCGGCATCAAGCCGATCATCGGCATCGAGGCGTACGTCACCCCGGGCACCCACCGCAGCGACAAGTCGCGCGTGCGCTGGGGCACACCCGAGCAGAACAGTGACGATGTCTCCGGCTCGGGCGCCTACACGCACATGACCCTGCTGTCGGAGACGACCGAGGGCATGCACAACCTCTTCCGCCTCTCGAGCAAGGCCTCGATCGAGGGCTACTACTTCAAGCCGCGCATGGATCGCGAGCTGCTGCAGACGTACTCCAAGGGCCTCATCGCCACCACCGGCTGCCCGTCCGGCGAGGTGCAGACCCGCCTGCGGCTGGGCCAGTACGACGCGGCGCGCGCGGCGGCGGCGGAGTTCCAGGACATCTTCGGCAAGGACAACTACTTCGCCGAGATCATGGACCACGGCCTGTCGATCGAGCGCCGGGTCATGACCGACCTGCACCGGCTCGCGAAGGACCTCGGCATTCCGCTGGTGGCCACCAACGACCTGCACTACACCCACCAGCACGACGCGACGAGCCACGCGGCACTGCTGTGCGTGCAGTCCGGGTCCACCCTCGACGACCCCAACCGATTCAAGTTCGACGGCGACGGGTACTACGTCAAGTCGCCCGCCGAGATGCGTCAGATCTTCCGCGACCACGAGATCGCGTGCGACAACACGCTGCTCATCGCCGAGCGCTGCAACGTCGAGTTCAACACCTCGGCCAACTACATGCCGCGCTACCCGGTGCCCGACGGCGAGACCGAGGAGAGCTGGTTCGTCAAAGAGGTCGAGAACGGCCTGCACGAGCGGTACCCCGGCGGCATCCCCGACGCGGTGCGCAAGCAGGCGGAGTACGAGACCGGCGTCATCGTGCAGATGGGCTTCCCCGGCTACTTCCTCGTCGTCGCCGACTTCATCAACTGGGCCAAGCGCAACGGCATCCGCGTCGGTCCCGGGCGTGGCTCCGGCGCCGGCTCGATGGCCGCGTACGCGATGAAGATCACCGACCTCGACCCGCTCGAGCACGGCCTGATCTTCGAGCGGTTCCTCAACCCCGACCGCGTCTCCATGCCCGACTTCGACGTCGACTTCGACGACCGTCGCCGCGGCGAGGTGATCCAGTACGTCACCGAGAAGTACGGTGACGAGCGCGTCGCGCAGATCGTCACGTACGGCACCATCAAGGCGAAGCAGGCCCTGAAGGATGCCGGGCGCGTGCTCGGGTTCCCCTTCAGCATGGGGGAGAAGCTCACCAAGGCGATGCCGCCGGCGGTGATGGGCAAGGACATGCCCCTGGGCGGCATGTTCGACCCGAAGCACCCCCGCTACAAGGAGGCCTCCGAGTTCCGCTCCGTCATCGAGAGCGACCCCGAGGCCAAGACCGTGTTCGACACCGCGGTGGGACTCGAGAACCTCAAGCGCCAGTGGGGCGTGCACGCCGCCGGCGTCATCATGTCCAGCGAGCCGCTGATCGACATCATCCCGATCATGAAGCGCGAGCAGGACGGTCAGATCGTCACGCAGTTCGACTACCCGGCGTGCGAGTCCCTCGGCCTCATCAAGATGGACTTCCTGGGGCTGCGCAACCTCACGATCATCGACGACGCGCTCGACAACATCGAGGCCAACCGCGGCGAGAAGGTGGTCCTCGAAGACCTCGCCCTCGACGATCAGGCGGCGTACGACCTGCTGGCGCGGGGTGACACCCTGGGCGTGTTCCAGCTCGACGGCGGACCCATGCGGTCGCTGCTGCGCCTGCTGAAGCCCGACAACTTCGAGGACATCTCGGCCGTCATCGCCCTGTACCGGCCGGGGCCCATGGGAGCGAACTCCCACACCAACTACGCGCTGCGCAAGAACGGGTTGCAGGAGATCACTCCGATCCACCCCGAGCTCGAAGAGCCGCTCGCCGAGATCCTCAGCACCAGCTACGGCCTGATCATCTACCAGGAGCAGGTGATGGCGATCGCCCAGCGGGTGGCCGGGTTCAGCCTGGGTCAGGCCGACATCCTGCGCCGCGCGATGGGCAAGAAGAAGAAGTCCGAGCTCGACAAGCAGTACGCGGGCTTCCAGGCCGGCATGCACGTGAACGGGTTCTCCGACGCCGCCGTCCAGAAGCTGTGGGACATCCTCCTGCCCTTCTCCGACTACGCCTTCAACAAGGCCCACTCCGCCGCCTACGGGCTGGTGTCGTACTGGACGGCGTACCTGAAGGCGCACTATCCCGCCGAATACATGGCGGCGCTGCTCACGAGCGTCGGCGACGCGAAGGACAAGCTCGCGGTGTACCTCAACGAGTGCCGCCGCATGGGCATCCGCGTGCTGCCGCCGGACGTGCGGGAATCCATCCGGTACTTCGCCGCCGTCGGCGAGGACATCCGCTTCGGTCTGGGCGCGGTGCGCAACGTCGGCACCAACGTCGTGGACGGCATCGTGACCGCCCGCGCCGACGACAACTTCGTCAGCTTCCACGACTTCCTCACCAAGGTGCCGATCCACGTCGCCAACAAGCGCACGGTCGAATCTCTCATCAAGGCCGGTGCGTTCGACTCCCTCGGCTCGACGCGCCGCGCGCTCATGGAGATCCACGAGGATGCCACCGAAGCCGCCGTGGATTCCAAGCGCAAGGCGGCCACGGGTGCCATCGGCTTCGACTTCGACAGCCTCTACGACGAGGCCGAGGAGATCATGCCGCCCAAGGTGCCCGAGCGGCCGGAGTGGACCAAGAAGGACAAACTCGCCTTCGAGCGCGAGATGCTCGGCCTGTACGTCTCGGATCACCCGCTGGCGGGCCTCGAGATCCCCCTGGCCAAGCACGCCTCGATGTCAATCCACGACCTGCTGTCCAGCGAGGACGTGCAGGACGGCGACCAGGTCACCGTGGCGGGCCTCGTGACCAGCGTGCAGCACCGGGTAGCCAAGCAGAGTGGCAACCCGTACGGCATGATCACGGTCGAGGACTTCAACGGCGAGGTCACCGTGATGTTCATGGGCAAGACCTACACCGAGTTCCAGTCGATGCTCGTCGCCGACTCCATCCTCGTCGTCCGCGGCCGCGTCTCGCGGCGCGACGACGGGCTGAACCTGCACGGTCAGTCGGCGTTCTCGCCGGATCTGGGTACGACCGACGTCGCAGGCCCGCTCACCCTCACGATGCCCGAGCACCGCGCCACCGAGGCAGTGATCGGCGAACTCGCCCAGGTGCTCACGCGCCACCGCGGCGACACCGAGGTGACGCTGAAGGTGCACAAGGGCGGCATCGCGAAGGTGTTCGAGGTGCCGATGCACGTGCAGGTGACCGCCGATCTCTACGGCGAGCTGAAAGGGCTGCTGGGTCCCCACTGCCTGGGCTGACCGGTACCATCGGATGACCGCGCCTCCGGCGCGACGGCGAAGGGATGAACGTGACCGACGAGCGGCTCGACGAGAACACCGTGAACACCCCCGATCACTCCACCGACGCTCCGGATGCCACGGCGCACGCCGCGCCGGAGTCCGCAGGCGCCCCGCCGCAGTACGGCGTCGGCCCCTTCTCGGTACGCGAGGTGGCGCTCCTGGGCGTCTGGCTCGTGGCCTTCGTCGTGTCGTTCTTCTCCCTGTACCGCGACGACGTGGTCGGGCAGATCGGGGGGATCGGGGGGTCGGTGTGGAACTCGGGTCTGGACTGGATCCTCACCATCGGCGTTCCCACGGTCGCGGTCTTCCTCATCGTGCTGCGCCGGTTCTCGCCCGACGGCATCCGCCGTGTCGGGTCGCTCGGCATCGACCAGTTCGCCTCGGTGGCGTTCTCGGTGTCGACGGTCGTCTGGCTGGCGGCACTGTGGACCAACATCGCGCGCGGCGTGCAGACCGGTGTGTGGCTGAGCAGCTGGGTCGTGTGGGTCGAGTTCTTCCTGATGCTCGCGGGTGTGGTGCTCACCGTCTTCGCCCCGCTGCTGCCGACGCTCTCGGAGGACTTCCAGCACCGGCGTGAGGTGACGGCCCACCGCAACGCGCGGCCGCTGCGACCCGTCGTCGCCCGTCCCGCTCGCGAGCCCCGCCCCGCCCCGGCACCCGCGGCCGCGCAGCCCGCCGATGCCACCTCCGGCACCGCCGGAGCCCCTGCAGCCGGCGGCTACGGGACCGACGCGTACGGTGCCGTGGCGTATGGCGCAGCCGACACGGGCGTCGCCGACTCCGGCGCCGCCCACACGGCGGTCTACGACACCGACAGCTTCGGTGAGAACCCCGACGTCGAGCGCTCGCTGGACGACCAGCCGCTCGTCGCCGCAGCAGACGAGGCCCCCGCCGAAGCCGAGGCGGAGCCGGGTTCGAGCGACGTCGTCGTCGAGGAGGCCGTCGTCGTCTCCAGCGGACCGGTGAGCCAGGCGTTCTGGGCACTCGCGCCCGTCGAGCGGGACGTCGTCGACGCGCAGGGCGCACCGCTTTTCCGCATCGGACCCGACGCGTGGGCGCTCGTCATCGAGGACCGCGGTGAGGTGTACGTCGTGCGCCACGAAGACGGACGTGTGGGATACCTGCACGACGTCTCGGACGTCACGCGGGGCTGACCGCCCGCACACGGCACGGCGGGCCCGGGAGCGGCCGGTAATCTGGAGGGATGCTCCGTACGATCGACCTCCGCGGCCGCACGCTCACCGCGGCCGAGTTGCTGGCATCCGTCCCGCGCGCCCGAGCGGCGCGCGCGGAGGCGCTCACGACGGCGGCAGAGATCGTCCATGATGTCGCCGCGCGTGGCGAGGCCGCGCTGCGCGAGCAGGCGGAGCGCTTCGACGGCGCATCGGGTCACGCCCTGCGGGTGCCGCAGGAGCACGTCGACGAAGCCCTCGCGTCGCTCGATCCGGCGGTGCGCGCCGCGCTCGAAGAAGCCATCCGTCGCGTGCGGGAAGCCTCCGCCGCGCAGGTGCCACCGCCCTCGGCTGTCGAGCTTTCCCCCGGTGCCCGCGTCGAGCAGCGGTGGCGGCCCGTCCGTCGCGCCGGGGTGTACGTCCCCGGCGGCAAGGCCGTCTACCCCTCGAGCGTCGTGATGAACGTCGTGCCCGCGCAGGTCGCCGGCGTCGGCGAGGTGGCCCTCGCATCCCCGCCGCAGCGCGAGCACGGCGGTCGGGTGCACCCGGTGATCCTGGCGGCAGCCGGATTGGTCGGGGTCACCGAGATCTACGCGATGGGCGGCGCCGGCGCGATAGGCGCGTTCGCGTACGGGGTGCCGGCGATCGGGCTGGAGCCGGTCGACGTCGTCACCGGCCCCGGCAACAACTTCGTCGCGGCCGCCAAGCGCGCCGTCGCGGGCGTGGTCGGCACCGACTCCGAGGCCGGGGCGACTGAGATCCTCATCGTCGCCGATGACAGCGCCGACGCGGCGCTGGTCGCGATGGACCTCATCAGCCAGGCCGAGCACGACGAGCAGGCATCCGCCGTGCTGGTGACGCCGTCGCAGGCTCTCGCGACCGCCGTGATCGACGCGGTCACCGAGCGTGCGGCGCGCACCCGGCACGCGGGACGCATCGCCCAGGCGCTGGCGGGGCCGCAGTCGGCCGTGGTGCTCGTCGACGACATCGCCGCGGCGACGGCGGTCAGCAACGCTTACGCCCCCGAGCACCTCGAACTGCACCTCGCCGACCCCCGCGTCGACGACTTCGTCAACGCCGGGGCGGTCTTCGTCGGCGCGGCGTCGCCGGTGAGCCTGGGGGACTACCTCGCCGGAAGCAACCACGTGCTCCCCACCGGCGGTCAGGCCCGCTACGCGGCGGGACTGTCCGCGTCGACGTTCCTCCGTCCACAGCAGATCATCGCGTACGACCAGGCCGCTCTCGCGGAGGTCGCCGACGGGATCGTGGCGCTCGCGACGGCCGAGGACCTCCCCGCGCACGGCGAAGCGGTCACCGCCCGCTTCGGGCGCTAGTCTGTCGGTGCCA from Microbacterium sp. zg-Y625 includes these protein-coding regions:
- a CDS encoding DivIVA domain-containing protein gives rise to the protein MALTPDDVVTKQFQHVRFKEGFDPDEVDDFLDEIVVEWRKTIAENEELKAKLAAYESGETPAAAPAAQAPAEVEEVEAVEVVAETPAAETSPAAPVAASAGIIELAQRLHDEHVAEGQAQRDKLISEAQAQAASIVAEAEARGRDEIARLEKERGVLEARIAELRQFERDYRSQLRSYIEGKLRDLDTTGTTSGSAPVSAVGH
- the lspA gene encoding signal peptidase II — encoded protein: MTERTPLRTAAAGTIIAILAALVLAADQFTKHLALEGLPYQETVPVLGDFFQLYLTRNPGAAFSLGEGVTWVFTLVLAAAAVTIVVLAVRSVRSRLWAVVLGLLLGGILGNLTDRLVREPGFLVGHVIDFIHTPWMWLGFPSAIYNIADIFIVTMMISVAVLVLIGLRFDGTREHHRHAAPAASEGDAAAASDEAAKA
- a CDS encoding RluA family pseudouridine synthase codes for the protein MDSRSVPVPDGLDGVRVDAALAKLLGFSRTFAAEVAEAGGVVLDGRTLGKSDKLRAGGWLEVTWAEKEPPRVVPVAVPDLGIVYDDDDIIVVDKPVGVAAHPSVGWEGPTVLGALAAAGFRVATSGAAERQGVVHRLDVGTSGLMVVAKTESAYTALKRAFKERTVEKVYHAVVQGHPDPLAGTIDAPIGRHPSHSWKFAVTPDGKDSVTHYETIEAFPGASLLEIHLETGRTHQIRVHMAAHRHPCVGDPLYGADPTMSARLGLTRQWLHARELSFAHPATTDWVTFTSPYPADLQHALDLLRGD
- a CDS encoding GNAT family N-acetyltransferase, coding for MVIEVRPATVFADVATIVGPQNPASNVCFCLSYRIPSRENVALRGPARAQRVRELCAENPPPGVLAYDGDGEVVGWAAVYPRAGTTFGRNRRIPHIDDVDVWSLWCFRVRPGHRKQGVMYALIDGAVAYARQQGAPAIEGYPVDNRGEKVDQTMAYVGTRRLFEQAGFRKAADTDAIAGGFPRVLMRRDL
- a CDS encoding NUDIX hydrolase, encoding MATPEFVLSLRERIGHDPLPLVGVTAVVFRDEKVLLGKRADNGAWEAVSGIVEPGEEPADAAVRECLEEAGVVVKATRLALVEQIPRITYANGDQVDYLGLVFRCEWVSGDPHPADGELTEVGFYGLGEMTDVTHEHVRKIALSMAEDDPATFRGGR
- the dnaE gene encoding DNA polymerase III subunit alpha, translated to MLDGAARIGAMVQEAVRLDMPAIAVTDHGNTFAAYEFYKTAKDAGIKPIIGIEAYVTPGTHRSDKSRVRWGTPEQNSDDVSGSGAYTHMTLLSETTEGMHNLFRLSSKASIEGYYFKPRMDRELLQTYSKGLIATTGCPSGEVQTRLRLGQYDAARAAAAEFQDIFGKDNYFAEIMDHGLSIERRVMTDLHRLAKDLGIPLVATNDLHYTHQHDATSHAALLCVQSGSTLDDPNRFKFDGDGYYVKSPAEMRQIFRDHEIACDNTLLIAERCNVEFNTSANYMPRYPVPDGETEESWFVKEVENGLHERYPGGIPDAVRKQAEYETGVIVQMGFPGYFLVVADFINWAKRNGIRVGPGRGSGAGSMAAYAMKITDLDPLEHGLIFERFLNPDRVSMPDFDVDFDDRRRGEVIQYVTEKYGDERVAQIVTYGTIKAKQALKDAGRVLGFPFSMGEKLTKAMPPAVMGKDMPLGGMFDPKHPRYKEASEFRSVIESDPEAKTVFDTAVGLENLKRQWGVHAAGVIMSSEPLIDIIPIMKREQDGQIVTQFDYPACESLGLIKMDFLGLRNLTIIDDALDNIEANRGEKVVLEDLALDDQAAYDLLARGDTLGVFQLDGGPMRSLLRLLKPDNFEDISAVIALYRPGPMGANSHTNYALRKNGLQEITPIHPELEEPLAEILSTSYGLIIYQEQVMAIAQRVAGFSLGQADILRRAMGKKKKSELDKQYAGFQAGMHVNGFSDAAVQKLWDILLPFSDYAFNKAHSAAYGLVSYWTAYLKAHYPAEYMAALLTSVGDAKDKLAVYLNECRRMGIRVLPPDVRESIRYFAAVGEDIRFGLGAVRNVGTNVVDGIVTARADDNFVSFHDFLTKVPIHVANKRTVESLIKAGAFDSLGSTRRALMEIHEDATEAAVDSKRKAATGAIGFDFDSLYDEAEEIMPPKVPERPEWTKKDKLAFEREMLGLYVSDHPLAGLEIPLAKHASMSIHDLLSSEDVQDGDQVTVAGLVTSVQHRVAKQSGNPYGMITVEDFNGEVTVMFMGKTYTEFQSMLVADSILVVRGRVSRRDDGLNLHGQSAFSPDLGTTDVAGPLTLTMPEHRATEAVIGELAQVLTRHRGDTEVTLKVHKGGIAKVFEVPMHVQVTADLYGELKGLLGPHCLG
- the hisD gene encoding histidinol dehydrogenase, producing MLRTIDLRGRTLTAAELLASVPRARAARAEALTTAAEIVHDVAARGEAALREQAERFDGASGHALRVPQEHVDEALASLDPAVRAALEEAIRRVREASAAQVPPPSAVELSPGARVEQRWRPVRRAGVYVPGGKAVYPSSVVMNVVPAQVAGVGEVALASPPQREHGGRVHPVILAAAGLVGVTEIYAMGGAGAIGAFAYGVPAIGLEPVDVVTGPGNNFVAAAKRAVAGVVGTDSEAGATEILIVADDSADAALVAMDLISQAEHDEQASAVLVTPSQALATAVIDAVTERAARTRHAGRIAQALAGPQSAVVLVDDIAAATAVSNAYAPEHLELHLADPRVDDFVNAGAVFVGAASPVSLGDYLAGSNHVLPTGGQARYAAGLSASTFLRPQQIIAYDQAALAEVADGIVALATAEDLPAHGEAVTARFGR